One Chitinophaga sp. H8 DNA window includes the following coding sequences:
- the hutH gene encoding histidine ammonia-lyase encodes MSKIFKYGIDQLTVGKALDIAAGKLKGVLVPEVITKVRASNGYVQTIVASHTTVYGINTGFGPLCDTKISEDDTRALQYNILQSHSVGVGDNIPEEIARIMMITKVQALAQGYSGVALSTLERIIWHIEARITPLVPEKGSVGASGDLAPLSHLFLPLIGLGHVWYKGQKTPMEVVLQQEGIAPVVLGPKEGLALINGTQFILAFAVKAVQRLYNALEAADVIGAMSLEGLMGTAKPFDPRLHAIRPYAGNQLVAHRLKALVDGSAIMASHADCGRVQDPYSLRCMPQVHGASRTAWLHLLELTTIELNAVTDNPIIFSAEDTISGGNFHGQPMALPLDYATIAAAELGNIADRRCYMMLEGRYGLPKLLIEDAGLNSGFMIPQYTTAALVTENKTLCFPASADSVPTSLGQEDHVSMGSVSGRKLNQVIGNLEYILAIELLYASQALDFRRPLKSGPVLEACHNYAREKVSFAQKDRIFANDIQALHEIITNQSFVEVANEAAAHHHLSLNGIYHDQFGLY; translated from the coding sequence TACCTGAAGTCATTACCAAAGTACGGGCCAGTAATGGTTATGTACAAACCATTGTAGCCAGCCATACTACCGTATATGGCATTAATACCGGCTTTGGGCCATTGTGTGATACCAAAATATCAGAGGATGATACCCGTGCATTACAGTACAATATATTGCAAAGCCACAGTGTAGGCGTAGGGGATAATATTCCGGAAGAAATTGCCCGTATAATGATGATTACCAAAGTACAGGCCCTGGCACAGGGGTATTCCGGTGTGGCATTGTCTACGCTGGAGCGTATCATCTGGCATATAGAAGCGCGTATCACTCCTTTGGTACCGGAGAAAGGTTCTGTTGGAGCTTCCGGTGATCTCGCGCCATTATCTCATTTGTTCCTGCCATTAATAGGCCTTGGCCATGTGTGGTACAAAGGACAAAAGACACCCATGGAGGTTGTACTGCAACAGGAAGGAATAGCGCCAGTAGTCCTGGGGCCCAAAGAAGGACTTGCACTTATTAACGGTACACAGTTTATCCTGGCATTTGCAGTGAAGGCAGTACAACGTTTGTATAACGCCCTGGAAGCAGCAGATGTAATAGGTGCCATGTCGCTGGAAGGGCTGATGGGTACTGCCAAACCCTTTGATCCCCGGTTACATGCCATCCGCCCGTATGCGGGTAATCAGCTGGTCGCACACCGTCTGAAAGCATTGGTAGACGGATCAGCGATTATGGCTTCTCATGCTGATTGCGGGCGTGTACAGGACCCATATTCCCTGCGTTGTATGCCTCAGGTGCATGGTGCTTCCAGAACAGCCTGGCTGCATTTACTAGAGCTAACAACGATAGAGCTGAATGCGGTGACAGACAATCCCATCATTTTTAGTGCGGAGGATACGATCAGCGGCGGTAATTTCCACGGACAGCCTATGGCATTGCCGCTGGATTATGCTACCATAGCTGCGGCCGAGCTGGGTAATATTGCTGACCGTCGTTGTTATATGATGCTGGAAGGCCGCTATGGATTACCCAAATTATTGATTGAAGACGCTGGTCTGAACTCCGGCTTCATGATACCACAGTATACTACTGCAGCATTGGTGACTGAAAACAAAACACTTTGTTTCCCCGCCAGCGCAGATAGCGTGCCTACCTCTTTAGGACAGGAAGACCACGTATCTATGGGGTCTGTCAGCGGCCGTAAGCTGAACCAGGTAATTGGTAATCTGGAATATATACTGGCTATAGAATTGTTGTATGCCTCACAGGCACTGGATTTCCGCAGGCCGCTTAAATCCGGCCCGGTATTGGAGGCTTGTCATAATTACGCACGTGAGAAAGTTTCCTTTGCACAGAAAGACCGCATTTTTGCCAATGACATTCAGGCATTACATGAAATCATCACCAATCAATCTTTTGTGGAAGTAGCCAATGAGGCCGCTGCCCATCATCATTTATCTTTAAACGGTATTTATCATGACCAGTTCGGACTTTATTAA
- the purU gene encoding formyltetrahydrofolate deformylase, whose protein sequence is MYHHSGITGRLLILCPDRPGIVAGVSQYLYTLGANILDASQHSTDPREGLFFMRMEFQLEGCEITVQQLEASFQEQVAGPLQMEWRIDYIHRRKRMAIMVSKYDHCLMELLWRWRSGELEADIPFIISNHPDLQKITMDFDIPFHYLPVNPADKKAQEAEVIRLMHSHQTDFIVLARYMQILSPAFVSTFPGRIINIHHSFLPAFAGARPYLNAYNRGVKLIGATAHYVTNELDEGPIIEQDVARVSHKQSVNDLVMLGRDIERQVLTRAVKAHIDDRVIIHGNKTIVF, encoded by the coding sequence ATGTATCATCATTCAGGCATTACTGGGAGATTATTGATTTTATGTCCGGACCGGCCAGGCATTGTTGCGGGAGTTTCTCAATACTTATATACATTGGGGGCTAATATCCTGGATGCCAGCCAGCACAGCACTGATCCCAGGGAAGGGCTGTTTTTTATGCGGATGGAGTTTCAGCTGGAGGGCTGTGAAATTACGGTACAGCAACTGGAAGCATCCTTTCAGGAACAGGTAGCCGGGCCATTGCAGATGGAGTGGCGTATTGACTATATCCACCGCCGCAAACGTATGGCCATCATGGTATCCAAATATGATCATTGTTTGATGGAACTGTTGTGGCGCTGGCGTAGTGGAGAACTGGAAGCAGATATCCCGTTTATCATTTCCAATCATCCGGACCTGCAGAAAATAACAATGGATTTTGATATTCCATTTCACTATCTGCCGGTAAATCCTGCGGATAAAAAGGCACAGGAAGCAGAAGTGATCCGGCTGATGCATTCCCATCAAACGGATTTTATCGTACTGGCAAGATATATGCAGATCCTCTCCCCTGCTTTCGTCAGCACTTTTCCCGGCAGGATCATTAATATACACCACTCCTTCCTGCCAGCCTTTGCCGGCGCCCGGCCTTACCTGAATGCCTATAACAGGGGGGTAAAACTGATTGGCGCCACAGCACATTATGTTACCAATGAACTGGATGAAGGCCCCATCATTGAACAGGATGTGGCCAGGGTAAGCCATAAGCAATCAGTAAACGATCTGGTAATGTTGGGGCGGGATATAGAAAGGCAGGTGCTTACCAGGGCTGTGAAAGCCCATATAGATGACCGGGTAATCATTCATGGCAACAAAACAATTGTATTTTAA
- a CDS encoding CHAD domain-containing protein: MLHQVLHDYLSEQCQSVADAIPALTATSNEKAIHTLRVSVKKIRALFTLVAHLPGYSFELKKTLKTLKLLQDAAGHLRDLQLQSSLLKGYEQQFKTGYPLLRLLLRNNQALATAQLQETVARIPAKLPEQLPEKLQLNKQHHKHTKATAEMVAYLQQQYEDLIVPPRNAPHEAWHSLRKKAKRLHFQLHILHTHLPDKINEAALHALTKKMGELLGKWHDHHELLLFIKHSIQLARKEKIAISTATTGLVKQVAADCRKYLDGCTALMQKVPAFYITAARIKRL, from the coding sequence ATGCTACATCAGGTATTACACGACTATTTATCGGAACAATGCCAGTCTGTTGCGGATGCTATACCCGCATTAACAGCCACTTCCAATGAAAAGGCCATTCATACACTCCGGGTAAGCGTAAAAAAAATAAGGGCGCTCTTTACCCTGGTGGCACACTTGCCGGGTTATTCCTTTGAGCTAAAAAAAACATTGAAAACATTAAAGCTATTGCAGGATGCCGCTGGTCATCTGCGGGACTTACAATTACAATCCAGCCTGCTGAAGGGTTATGAGCAACAATTTAAAACAGGCTATCCTTTACTGCGGTTGCTGCTTCGTAATAACCAGGCATTAGCCACCGCACAATTACAGGAAACCGTAGCCCGTATACCGGCGAAACTACCGGAACAGCTGCCTGAAAAACTACAGTTAAATAAGCAACATCATAAGCATACAAAAGCCACGGCAGAGATGGTAGCTTACCTGCAGCAGCAATATGAGGATCTTATCGTCCCTCCCCGCAATGCCCCGCATGAAGCATGGCATAGCTTAAGAAAAAAAGCAAAACGGCTACATTTCCAGCTCCACATCCTCCATACACATCTGCCGGATAAGATCAATGAAGCCGCCTTACACGCTTTAACAAAAAAAATGGGGGAGTTGCTGGGCAAGTGGCATGACCATCATGAGCTGTTATTGTTTATAAAACATAGTATACAACTGGCCAGAAAAGAAAAGATAGCTATTTCCACGGCTACTACCGGGCTGGTAAAGCAGGTAGCTGCCGATTGCCGCAAATACCTGGATGGCTGCACTGCTTTAATGCAAAAGGTGCCCGCTTTTTACATAACGGCTGCGCGAATTAAGAGATTATAG
- the hutG gene encoding formimidoylglutamase, whose protein sequence is MITAAFYTAPATGAWAGRVDGTAADLLRWHQVIKPVDLLTEKLPALSAGQKGIVFLGFASDEGVRRNKGRVGAAAGPLALRKACANFPVHFEEQLLLLDGGDVICQGTSLEEAQETLTVAVTGILTAGYLPMLLGGGHEITYGHARAISQYAAQQGKTVGFINFDAHFDIRIPGTEGPSSGTGFWQLWQNSLQLKQPFHYLALGIQQMGNTRQLFELATAAGATYVSADAFHLQDKTALSAEIAHFLASVDHVYLTTCMDVFAAPFAPGVSATAFNGIMPGGLFLECYRNILQSGKVRGIDVAELNPSLDIDNRTAKLGAAIIFEAVQAYHAL, encoded by the coding sequence ATGATAACAGCAGCATTTTACACAGCACCGGCAACCGGTGCGTGGGCTGGCAGGGTAGATGGAACTGCGGCCGACCTTTTAAGATGGCATCAGGTGATCAAACCGGTGGATCTGCTGACAGAAAAGCTCCCTGCATTATCTGCCGGGCAAAAAGGTATTGTTTTCCTGGGGTTTGCCAGTGATGAGGGCGTACGTCGTAATAAAGGCAGGGTAGGGGCTGCCGCTGGCCCGCTGGCTTTGCGTAAGGCCTGTGCTAATTTTCCGGTTCATTTTGAAGAACAGCTGCTCCTATTGGATGGGGGAGATGTCATCTGTCAGGGCACCAGCCTGGAAGAGGCACAGGAAACACTTACTGTTGCGGTCACGGGCATCCTGACGGCGGGATATTTACCTATGCTATTAGGTGGAGGCCATGAAATCACGTATGGTCATGCACGTGCCATCAGCCAATATGCTGCACAACAGGGGAAGACTGTAGGCTTTATTAATTTTGACGCTCATTTTGATATCCGTATCCCCGGTACAGAAGGGCCGAGCTCAGGTACAGGGTTCTGGCAGCTGTGGCAGAACAGCCTGCAGTTGAAACAACCTTTTCATTACCTGGCATTAGGGATACAGCAAATGGGGAATACCCGGCAATTGTTTGAGCTGGCAACAGCCGCCGGAGCTACATACGTAAGTGCAGATGCTTTTCATTTGCAGGATAAAACGGCACTGTCGGCCGAAATAGCCCACTTCCTTGCAAGTGTGGATCACGTATATTTAACTACCTGCATGGATGTGTTTGCAGCTCCCTTTGCCCCAGGGGTGAGCGCTACCGCTTTTAATGGGATTATGCCCGGCGGGCTTTTTCTGGAGTGCTATAGAAATATACTGCAAAGTGGTAAGGTCCGTGGAATAGATGTGGCCGAGTTAAATCCATCACTGGATATCGATAATCGTACCGCTAAGCTGGGGGCTGCTATTATATTTGAAGCGGTGCAGGCTTATCACGCGCTATAA
- the hutI gene encoding imidazolonepropionase → MLLIGPFSQILPMVDLPHKGAIADEQLPVIAGGGIVVDRGRIVTTGLFKSLREAYPACEVCFIDKPMVLLPGFIDCHTHICFDGNRSRDYAMRIAGKTYLEIARAGGGIWDSVTKTRLADEDTLLAGLVERANRHLKEGVTTIEVKSGYGLNMDGELKMLRTIQAAAAQTKASLIPTCLAAHMKPKDFTGTEKDYLDWILKELLPVVKQERLSDRVDIFVEETAFAAGDALAFLQAAHQMGLAATVHADQFSTGGTAVAVAAGALSADHLEASGEKEIALLAAADTVAVVLPGASLGLGMQYAPARKLLDAGASVAIASDWNPGSAPMGDLLVQAAVISAAEKLSTAEVLTGLTTRAAAALQLSETAGLKNGYVADMQAYPTPDYRDILYFQGKMKPAMVWKRGVLI, encoded by the coding sequence ATGCTATTGATAGGACCTTTCAGTCAGATATTGCCTATGGTGGATTTGCCCCATAAGGGCGCTATAGCAGATGAGCAATTGCCGGTGATTGCAGGAGGTGGAATTGTGGTAGACAGGGGTAGGATTGTCACAACAGGCTTGTTTAAAAGCCTGCGGGAAGCATATCCTGCTTGTGAAGTTTGTTTTATAGATAAGCCAATGGTACTGTTACCAGGGTTTATTGATTGCCACACCCACATTTGTTTTGATGGTAACCGCAGCAGGGACTATGCCATGCGTATTGCGGGTAAAACTTATCTGGAGATTGCCCGTGCAGGTGGCGGTATATGGGATTCCGTTACCAAAACCCGGTTGGCAGATGAAGATACTTTATTGGCTGGCCTCGTGGAAAGGGCTAACCGCCACCTGAAAGAGGGCGTGACTACCATTGAAGTGAAGAGTGGATATGGGTTGAATATGGATGGCGAGCTGAAGATGTTGCGTACAATACAGGCAGCTGCTGCGCAAACAAAGGCCAGCCTTATTCCTACGTGTCTGGCAGCACATATGAAACCAAAAGATTTCACGGGTACCGAAAAGGATTATCTGGATTGGATTTTAAAGGAATTACTACCGGTAGTCAAACAGGAAAGGTTATCTGACCGGGTAGATATTTTTGTAGAAGAAACCGCATTTGCTGCGGGGGATGCATTAGCATTTTTGCAAGCGGCGCACCAGATGGGATTGGCAGCTACTGTTCATGCCGACCAGTTTAGTACAGGCGGTACAGCAGTAGCGGTTGCCGCTGGTGCCCTCTCTGCCGATCATCTGGAAGCCAGTGGCGAAAAAGAAATTGCTTTGCTGGCTGCAGCAGATACGGTAGCGGTAGTATTACCTGGCGCTTCTTTAGGCCTGGGGATGCAGTATGCACCTGCCAGAAAGTTATTGGATGCCGGCGCCAGTGTTGCTATTGCAAGTGACTGGAATCCTGGATCTGCCCCAATGGGCGACTTGCTGGTACAGGCTGCTGTAATCAGTGCAGCAGAAAAATTATCTACCGCAGAAGTATTGACTGGACTTACTACCCGTGCAGCAGCAGCATTGCAGTTATCTGAAACAGCCGGATTAAAAAATGGGTACGTGGCGGATATGCAGGCTTATCCTACACCTGATTACCGGGATATCCTTTATTTTCAGGGCAAGATGAAGCCTGCCATGGTTTGGAAAAGAGGTGTTCTGATCTAA
- the hutU gene encoding urocanate hydratase, whose product MTSSDFIKTFAAHPHYKAPHGTQLHAKSWQTEAPLRMLLNNLDAAVAENPEELVVYGGIGQAARNRESLQKIIEILLELDEDHSLLVQSGKPVGIVRTHPQAPRVMLANSNLVPKWATWEHFNELRAKGLMMYGQMTAGSWIYIGTQGILQGTYETFMECGRQHFNGNLSGKLLVTAGIGGMGGAQPLAATMAGAVFLGADVDPARIQKRLDTKYIDRMTHSYEEAIQWVMEAKAKGAALSVGLVSDAGDLLEKLLRDNIIPDILTDQTSAHDPINGYVPNGLSLAEAAALRKKDEVAYKQKSLQSMARHVGLMLALQRKGAVTFDYGNNLREFAKEGGEPAAFDFPGFTPAYIRPLFCEGKGPFRWVALSGDPEDIYTTDRALMEAFPENTGLINWLQKAQQQVAFQGLPARICWLGLGEREKAGLIFNELVRTGKVKAPIVIGRDHLDCGSVASPNRETEAMKDGSDAVSDWTLLNLMSNTAGGATWVSFHHGGGVGMGYSQHAGMVVIADGTDRAAECLKRVLFNDPALGIFRHADAGYEKAQEMGERFGINVW is encoded by the coding sequence ATGACCAGTTCGGACTTTATTAAAACCTTTGCAGCGCACCCGCATTATAAAGCGCCTCATGGCACACAATTACATGCAAAGTCCTGGCAAACGGAGGCTCCCTTGCGGATGTTATTGAACAACCTGGATGCAGCCGTAGCGGAAAATCCTGAGGAGCTGGTGGTGTATGGGGGGATTGGTCAGGCTGCGCGTAACAGGGAATCGCTTCAAAAGATCATAGAAATATTACTGGAACTGGACGAAGATCACTCCCTGTTGGTACAGTCCGGCAAACCGGTGGGTATTGTACGCACACATCCTCAGGCGCCCCGTGTAATGCTGGCCAACAGCAACCTGGTACCCAAATGGGCTACATGGGAGCATTTTAATGAGCTGCGCGCCAAAGGCCTCATGATGTATGGGCAGATGACAGCAGGCAGCTGGATTTATATTGGTACACAAGGTATTTTGCAAGGTACCTATGAAACTTTTATGGAATGCGGCCGCCAGCATTTCAATGGCAACCTGAGCGGTAAGCTGCTGGTCACTGCAGGTATTGGCGGCATGGGAGGAGCACAGCCACTGGCGGCTACCATGGCAGGGGCTGTTTTTCTTGGGGCAGATGTGGACCCCGCGCGTATTCAGAAAAGACTGGATACAAAATATATCGACCGCATGACACATTCTTATGAGGAAGCCATTCAATGGGTAATGGAAGCCAAAGCTAAAGGAGCAGCATTGTCGGTTGGCCTGGTCAGTGATGCAGGTGATTTGCTTGAAAAATTGCTGAGAGATAATATTATCCCGGATATCCTGACAGATCAGACTTCTGCACACGATCCGATTAACGGCTATGTGCCCAATGGTTTGTCGCTGGCAGAAGCGGCTGCATTGCGTAAAAAGGATGAGGTGGCATATAAACAAAAGTCGTTACAGAGCATGGCCCGTCACGTAGGGCTGATGCTGGCCTTGCAGCGTAAAGGTGCTGTTACTTTTGACTATGGAAATAACCTGCGGGAGTTTGCAAAAGAAGGGGGAGAACCTGCTGCCTTTGATTTCCCTGGTTTTACGCCAGCGTATATACGGCCTTTATTCTGCGAAGGAAAAGGTCCTTTCCGTTGGGTTGCTTTATCCGGTGACCCAGAAGATATTTATACCACGGATCGTGCATTGATGGAAGCTTTTCCTGAAAATACCGGACTTATTAACTGGCTGCAGAAGGCACAGCAACAGGTGGCATTCCAGGGATTACCTGCCCGCATCTGCTGGTTGGGATTGGGAGAAAGAGAAAAAGCAGGGCTCATTTTTAATGAGCTGGTTAGAACAGGAAAAGTAAAAGCACCGATCGTAATTGGCCGTGATCACCTGGATTGTGGCTCTGTGGCTTCCCCTAATCGTGAAACCGAAGCGATGAAGGATGGTTCTGATGCTGTAAGCGACTGGACATTACTCAACCTGATGTCCAACACTGCAGGGGGGGCCACCTGGGTATCTTTTCACCACGGTGGTGGTGTAGGTATGGGATATTCCCAACATGCAGGCATGGTAGTAATCGCAGATGGTACCGACCGTGCTGCTGAATGCCTGAAACGTGTACTGTTCAACGACCCTGCACTGGGTATTTTCCGCCATGCAGATGCTGGTTATGAAAAAGCACAGGAGATGGGGGAACGATTTGGAATCAACGTCTGGTAA
- a CDS encoding metallophosphoesterase family protein, translating into MKKIGLMSDTHSYLHPQVMQYFDKVDEIWHAGDIGDIKVADELEAFKPFRAVFGNIDGKDVRVRYPEQLRFTMEGVAVFMTHIGGYPGKYAPGVREQIKQQPPKLFICGHSHILKVMPDPAFQLLHINPGACGQQGWHKVKTLVRFELEAGRIQQLEVIELPK; encoded by the coding sequence ATGAAAAAGATAGGGTTGATGTCTGATACACATAGTTATTTACATCCGCAGGTGATGCAATATTTTGATAAGGTAGATGAAATATGGCATGCCGGAGATATTGGTGATATCAAAGTGGCAGATGAGCTGGAAGCATTTAAACCCTTCAGGGCAGTTTTTGGAAACATTGATGGAAAAGACGTCCGTGTACGGTATCCTGAACAACTCCGGTTTACAATGGAGGGGGTAGCTGTTTTCATGACACATATAGGTGGCTATCCGGGGAAATATGCTCCCGGAGTAAGAGAGCAGATCAAACAACAACCGCCTAAACTATTTATTTGCGGGCATTCCCATATTTTGAAAGTAATGCCCGATCCGGCTTTTCAGTTATTGCATATCAATCCAGGTGCCTGCGGGCAACAAGGATGGCATAAAGTAAAGACCCTGGTCCGGTTTGAACTGGAAGCAGGACGTATCCAACAGCTGGAAGTCATAGAGCTGCCTAAATAA